The window TAAAGATATTGAAGAGAGCGCTGCCGCGGTTTGTATCTGGCAAAATTGTTACCTTAGACATCAACCAGACCGGTATCCGGATCATGGAGACGCGTGGTGGGATGGTTAGAAGTTGGGCTGATGTCTCATTTGAACCGGAAGAAATGGAGCAAATGGCTAAAGGCGGAAAGGCCACCTTGGGTGCTAAAGTCAGGCAACTGATGGATTCAAGTGGAATCAAAGCAAAGAATGTGATTGTTAGCATAAGTGGTATGTACACAATAAGCCGTCTCATACCCATGTCCAACCTGCCACCAGCGCCAACGCTTGAGGAATCGGTTCACGAGCTTGCCCAGGAAATAATGCCCGTTCCCACCGAAGGTCTCTATGTTTTCTGGCAGGTGGTGGGTACCAATGAGGGAGAGCAGCAGGTATTCATCCTCGGTGTACCCAGAGACGTCATGGATGACAATGTAAGAGCCCTGAAAAGCGTGGGTCTCAATCCCCAGGTCGTCGAGCTCAAGACGATGGCGCTGGCAAGGGCCGTTAATAAAGAGCAGGCTCTGATTCTTAATATTGAGCCTACCAGTTTCGACATTATTATGGCGGTCCAAGGCGTTCTCAAAATCATGCATTCACTGGCCTGGCGACAGGATAGCAGGAACATCGGAGATGCGATTGAATATCTGGCCGCAAACCTTGAGATGACGGTTGATTTTTATAACAGTCACCATCTTGATGTGCCGTTCGATATGACCAATCCGCTTTACATCACTGGACAGATGTCTGTTGAGCCGGAATTGATGGAAAAACTGCAGACCAGACTGGGATTTAATGTTGAACAACTAACACCGCCGCTGGAATGTCCGGCTTTCTTTCCGATATCCCAGTACGCAGTGAATATCGGGCTTGCCATGCGCAGGGAAATGCCCGTACTCAATAGCGATGGTGGAGCCGGATTTTTCCCGCTCGATGTAAATCTTCTTCCCCAGACCTATCGACCATGGCGCCCGAAAGCTAACCAGTTATTCTATGCTGGTATTCTGGTATCGGCAGTTGCTCTGATATTTCCGCTAATGCAGATTTCTGAAGAGGAAATAAGAAAGACAACTAATTTAGAGCTGAAAAATAATTACCTTGATAACCAGCTTCAATTGAAAATGATGGAAATACAGAAGCGTGAGCCTTTACAGAAGGCTATCAGTGAGTATAACAGCATTGTCACCAGGGATGTTAGTTTCAACGAAGATATAAAAGTCATTATTAATGAAGCGGAGAAGGTTGGCGCTAAAGTCAGTTCCATCAGTCATGGTGGTGGGGAAATTAATATTTCATGTCAGGCCGAGAACTACCTTTCCTTTAGAGCTTACTTGACGGCGCTGGAGGAAAGCGGTCGATTTAGCACACCGATTCCCCCACCGGAAGGTTATCCGTATACCAGGGGGGGTGCCATTAAGCTTGAACCCCAAATCAGCGAATAGCGGATTAGCTATCCCAGTTGTGAATCGTTGATTTAAAATATCACTCTTTGACACCCAATCACGGGAAGTTTTGAATTGCTTAAAAAGAGAGAAGCCCTGTTAACAGGGCTTCTCTCTCTGACCTCACTCCCCTCAACTGCCTCTCCTAAATCATTTCCGCCCCACATCTACCGCCATCACATATCAGCAATTATTCATACCCGGTGGTTTGCTGAGTCACCGTTCCAGATGCATCAACATAGTAAGTGCCATTGGACATCTCGGTAGCGACATAGTTGACCAGGTTTGTGGTGGCGTTATCCGCAGTGATATCGTGCCGGTAAAGGATATATCCGTTCTTGTCGCTGGCGGTGTAGGCAGTCCCATCCGGGTCATTTACCTTGACGGTTACGGTAGCTGCCGTAGGATGTGGGAACAGGCTCATGTTGTCGGTGGCGCTACCAG of the Chloroflexota bacterium genome contains:
- the pilM gene encoding pilus assembly protein PilM, which produces MAEQKEEVKSQSVMSLDLGTAIRKLLKILKRALPRFVSGKIVTLDINQTGIRIMETRGGMVRSWADVSFEPEEMEQMAKGGKATLGAKVRQLMDSSGIKAKNVIVSISGMYTISRLIPMSNLPPAPTLEESVHELAQEIMPVPTEGLYVFWQVVGTNEGEQQVFILGVPRDVMDDNVRALKSVGLNPQVVELKTMALARAVNKEQALILNIEPTSFDIIMAVQGVLKIMHSLAWRQDSRNIGDAIEYLAANLEMTVDFYNSHHLDVPFDMTNPLYITGQMSVEPELMEKLQTRLGFNVEQLTPPLECPAFFPISQYAVNIGLAMRREMPVLNSDGGAGFFPLDVNLLPQTYRPWRPKANQLFYAGILVSAVALIFPLMQISEEEIRKTTNLELKNNYLDNQLQLKMMEIQKREPLQKAISEYNSIVTRDVSFNEDIKVIINEAEKVGAKVSSISHGGGEINISCQAENYLSFRAYLTALEESGRFSTPIPPPEGYPYTRGGAIKLEPQISE